Part of the Aggregatilinea lenta genome, GCCTGGGGCCGCCCGGTCAGGTTATAGAACCAGCCGAAGTTGCCCAGCCGCAGGCTCTCCGCGTGCGGATCGCCCGTGTCGCGCGCGATCTGGATCGATTCCTCGTAAAACGCCTGCGCCGTGTCGATGTCGCCCAGGTCGGTGTAGAGCGTGGCCGCGTTCGAGAGCACCAGTCCGCGCGTCGGCGGATGGTTGATCTGGTTCAGCAGCCGCAGCGCCTTTTCGTAATCGTCCAGCGCGGTCTTGAAGTCGCCGTTGGCCTTGCGCATGCGCGCGATGTCGCACAGCAGTTGTGCGCGCTGCGGGTAGGCGTCGTCGGGCAGGCGCTCGAGCGCCTGCTGCCAGTAATCGAGCGCCTTCGCCAGGTCGCCCAGGTCGGCGGTCAGGTTGCCCAGCAGGTGCAGCGCCTCCGCCGCGCGCGCCTCGTTCTCGACGCTGCGCGCCAGCTCAAGCGCCTGCGTCGCGACGTCCATCGCGGCCTGCGGCTGGCGCGAGCGCAGGTACAAGTTGCCCAGCGTCAGCAGAATTTGCAGGTGGCCGTCGGCGTCGTCCAGCGCGCCATTCTGGTAATAGGCCAGCGCCTCGTCCAACAGCGTCTGCGCGCGCGGATACTCGCCCGTTGCGTAGGCCGCCAGCCCCAGGCGCATCAGCGCGAGCGCGGCCTGCGATGCGTTGCCGCCGTTGCGGGCCTGTGCCAGCGCGCGCGTCGCGTATTCCTCCGCCTGGGCGGTGTTGCCGGTCATCTGGTAGGCAAGGCTCAGGTCCAGCGCGCTGTTCATGAAGAACTCCTGCGGCTGGTTACCCTGCCGGAGCGCGAGGTTCTCCGCCGCCTGATAGTGCTCCACGGCCTGCGTATAGTTACGGCTCTCCATTTCAAGCTGGGCCAGCATGTGCAGCCAGCGCAGCAGTTGCTGTTCTTCGCCCGCGCGCTGCGCCAGATAGACCGCCTGGTGCAGCAGCTTGTAGCCACTCGCGCGGTCCCCGGCGACCAGCGTCGCCTCGGCCAGCTTGCCGACCATACGCGCCGCCAGCGCAGGCTGCTGCCCGGCCTGCGTAAGCACGACCGCCTCTTTGAGCAGGTGCTGCGCGTAACTGGGGTTGTCCTGGCTGAGGTAGTCGTTCGCCAGATTTTCCAGCATCAGGGCGATCACCTCGCTGTTGCCCGTGTCGCGTGCGGCATCGAGCGCCTGCTGGTGATAGGTCTGCGCCGTGCCCCATTCGCCCTTCTGCGCGTAGAGCGAGCCGAGGTTGTTCAGGCTGCGCGCCAGCGACCGCGCGTCTTCCAGCTCGTGCGCCAGCGCCAGCGCCTGATCGAAGACGGGGCGCGCTTCGGCGTAGTTTTCCTGCGCGACGTAGGTCGCCCCCATGCCGTTCAGAAAGCGCTCCTCGTTCACGCGATCCTTCGTCGTGCGCGCCAGTGACAGCCCGCGTTGGTACGTATCCAGCGCGGTGTCATAGAAGCCCTGTTCGAGCGCCGTCGCAGCGGTTTCGAGCAGGCCCGTCATCTCGTGCTGAACGGGCGTGCTCGGCCCTTGCCCTTGCTGCGTCTCGCTGATTTTTGTTCCACGTAGGCGGCTTAGAAAGTTCTGCATACAACGTCCTTTGCGGATCGACTGGCAATTCGTTACCGGATAGATTTTCCGTCAGGCCCACGCCGGGCCGGATCGGGCAGCGCCCGATCACAGCAGGTGCATCAGCAGCGGGACCAACATCTCACGGGCGCTCAGACCTGCGTGGCGGCTCAGCGAGCCGGGCGTTGACTTGGTGGAGATCAGCGTGCCTTCGCGTGCGATCAGCGTCACGTCACCCAGGCGTGCCACCGCTTCCGGGTAGCACGGGTCGGACCCGAACAATCCCGCCCGGATTGCCTCGGCGGTGTCCAGCGCGACGATCGAATCGGCGAAATGGCTCTCGACGTAGGCCATCACCCGCTCGCGCATGCCGTCGCGCAGATACAGGTGCGTGAAGCGGCTATCGCCGCCCATGCCGCAGCGCAGCGCGTCGAGCAGCACCGGATGCGCCGACATATCGACCACGTTTGCCACCGGTGAATGCCCGTGATCGGCGGCCAGCATCAGCAGCGTGCGCCCGTCCGCGACGCCGTCCGAAAGCATCACGTCGCGCAGGTCCGCGAGCTGCCGCCGGATCTCCGTGACGGACTGCTCGGTGACCGTGCCGTACAGGTGCGACGAGCCGTCCACCCCGCTCCAGTACACGTTAATGAAGCAGCGCTTGCCGCGCGTCCCGCGCAGCAGCTCGCGCAGCGTCACCCACAGGTCGGTGTAACCGTAATGCCGGACCGCGCCCGTGATGCCGCGATGCATCAGCTTGGATAGGCCGGAGCCAAACAGATCTTTCTGCAGCACGGCGTAGCTTTCGATGCGCCGCAGGGCCAGCTCTTCGCCCAGCGTCGAGATGGGGATGAACGTCGAAAAATCCAGGCCCCACTCTTCGAGCACGTCGGTGCGGTGGCGGCCTGCCATTGGCGTGTAATGCAGCATGTTCGCCAGCACGCTGAACTCGCGCAGGAACAGCCGCGTCCCGGCCATGCCGGTGGCAATCGGCCCCGCCCCGGTCCAGATGCAGGGCAGCGCGGCAGCGGTCGTGCTGGGCGCGATGGACGTGATCGGCGTCAGCGTGCCGTCGCCGGTCAGGTCGGCGACGATCTGCGCCGTGGCCGGGTCGGCGGCGATGATCTCTTGCAGCAGCCGCCAGCCCATGCCGTCGCTGACGAACAGCACGATGCGCTTGGCCTGGCCCCACAACTGCCCCCAGACGCGCTCATCCAATGGGGAGCCGCCCAGGCGGGTTGTCGAGGGCTTGCCGTCCAGCAGCCGCACGACCGTATGCGCCAGATTGCGAATGGACAGCCCGTCATAATACGGAAAAACAAGCTCGTCCGCCCAGTTCGACTCGACGGGCAGCAGTCGGTGGTCCATGATTTGCGCTTCGAAGGCGGCGGCCAGCGAATCGGGCACTAGGGTGGCTCCTCAGGATGCGCTCATGCGGAGAAGGGTTGATTATACCGCATCCTGCAAGCGTGCAAGTGAGTGTCCGGTAAGAGTGGCGGCTATGGACATGGCGTGATGCCCCCGTCCCTCCGCTTGCGTGGGGAAGGGGAACAAGGGACCGGTTTGCAACCCATAGGCATTAAGCTAACGGAGCAAACAGGACCATTTCCCCTGGCGTGAAACCAAAGCGCTAGCGGTGGTAACCGTAGGGGTAGAGCTTGCTCTACCCGTTTTTTCTCTTAACGGGCGATGCAAGCATCGCCCCTACGAAAAGCGTGACAGTCTATTTTCCCCTTAAATGGGCTTAACTTAATGCGTATGGGTTTGCAACGCGCCCCTACAAGACCCGCCGGATATTACCTCTTGTCTCCCCTCTCCAACCCCGATTGGAGAGGGGCCGGGGGTGAGGTCTGCTTTAAACCGCCCGCCTACACACGCAAAAAAGAGCGGGCACAACGCCCGCTCTCCTGGTTTCGATCAACGACCAGTCCCG contains:
- a CDS encoding tetratricopeptide repeat protein encodes the protein MQNFLSRLRGTKISETQQGQGPSTPVQHEMTGLLETAATALEQGFYDTALDTYQRGLSLARTTKDRVNEERFLNGMGATYVAQENYAEARPVFDQALALAHELEDARSLARSLNNLGSLYAQKGEWGTAQTYHQQALDAARDTGNSEVIALMLENLANDYLSQDNPSYAQHLLKEAVVLTQAGQQPALAARMVGKLAEATLVAGDRASGYKLLHQAVYLAQRAGEEQQLLRWLHMLAQLEMESRNYTQAVEHYQAAENLALRQGNQPQEFFMNSALDLSLAYQMTGNTAQAEEYATRALAQARNGGNASQAALALMRLGLAAYATGEYPRAQTLLDEALAYYQNGALDDADGHLQILLTLGNLYLRSRQPQAAMDVATQALELARSVENEARAAEALHLLGNLTADLGDLAKALDYWQQALERLPDDAYPQRAQLLCDIARMRKANGDFKTALDDYEKALRLLNQINHPPTRGLVLSNAATLYTDLGDIDTAQAFYEESIQIARDTGDPHAESLRLGNFGWFYNLTGRPQAALGKLEAALKFSRQLDDKLMIAVQSNNLGRTYFLLKDYETARNLHQQAIATATALGDDRWLALFQADMGETLVVLDRQDEADPLYRSAIDKSAATNDLETLARAQARLGALDVQAGKLDEAQALAEAAESSTRHMGYRKGLADALVVLGDVAERQGDEALAQRRYDEARRLYTILHDPAGKRLEALADVS
- a CDS encoding alkaline phosphatase family protein yields the protein MPDSLAAAFEAQIMDHRLLPVESNWADELVFPYYDGLSIRNLAHTVVRLLDGKPSTTRLGGSPLDERVWGQLWGQAKRIVLFVSDGMGWRLLQEIIAADPATAQIVADLTGDGTLTPITSIAPSTTAAALPCIWTGAGPIATGMAGTRLFLREFSVLANMLHYTPMAGRHRTDVLEEWGLDFSTFIPISTLGEELALRRIESYAVLQKDLFGSGLSKLMHRGITGAVRHYGYTDLWVTLRELLRGTRGKRCFINVYWSGVDGSSHLYGTVTEQSVTEIRRQLADLRDVMLSDGVADGRTLLMLAADHGHSPVANVVDMSAHPVLLDALRCGMGGDSRFTHLYLRDGMRERVMAYVESHFADSIVALDTAEAIRAGLFGSDPCYPEAVARLGDVTLIAREGTLISTKSTPGSLSRHAGLSAREMLVPLLMHLL